In Nerophis ophidion isolate RoL-2023_Sa linkage group LG03, RoL_Noph_v1.0, whole genome shotgun sequence, the following are encoded in one genomic region:
- the LOC133549387 gene encoding uncharacterized protein LOC133549387 isoform X2, which translates to MKVEHRVEIHPPPRDLLTESPILLSDDDEVKDEELCLIDLTKLEDDYREDSPEETNAIPLTQSQSDFPFTSLAHWSPLTLEGPSTAIPGREGLIAPKTPDIESLLRGEIIENDGECPTGTRCNKRRRKRRCARQLDKHDRNRRRLKQYYRILARTLMKMADMI; encoded by the exons atgaaag tcgaacatcgagttgaaattcacccaccaccaagggatctcctaacagagtctccaatccttttgt ccgatgacgacgaagtgaaagacgaagaactttgtttgatcgatcttacaaagttggaagatgattatcgag aggattcgccggaagagaccaacgcgatccctttaacccaatcgcagtctg attttccgtttacatctcttgctcactggtctcccttaacgctggagggtccgtcaacggccattccaggcagagaaggcttgattgcgccaaagactccagacatcgaatccttgctccgtggggaaatcatcgaaaacgacggtgaatgtccaacaggcacccgct gcaacaaacgcaggaggaagcgtagatgcgcccgccagctcgacaaacatgatagaaacagaagaaggctgaaacagtactatcgtatactggctcgcactctcatgaagatggcagacatgatttga